Within the Mixophyes fleayi isolate aMixFle1 chromosome 5, aMixFle1.hap1, whole genome shotgun sequence genome, the region gttgtataatcctGGACAGATAATTCTGCTTAAATGTGTTCACTttaatttcacaatttttttttttttttaaaacccaccTTTAACTTCAGTTACTTAGTTTTGTCCATATCAATGAGTACTTGCTGGATCGTGTAGATGGATAGTGTTTAAATTAGACAAATAACAGACCACCTGTCGCGCATTACTAGTCATGCTGTTCTTGTCTATCTATACTTTGATTAAAGTATATTGGAGTGGGATCCAGTGTATCTTTGCACGGAAGTCAGTGGATCACACTACCAGGCTCAAACAAATATTGTCCATCTGTATGCAAAAttagttgctaggggttacattATTTTGCAGAACCGTGTGCCTTTAGTAACTGCTTAGTCTGATATCAGTCAAAAGTTAACAGTTCAGTACAAATTTTGCCACATactaaaataaagttttatagttattttgccttttgcttacattttttcatgtgtgtgtgtgtgtgtataaatatatttttttttatttttttttctaggtcTCTCCTACTATGTTAAGTTGCTCTAATGATGACCGTCATTGTCGCTAGGCTCCCTTTTGGATATCTTTATCTCATACAGCTACAGAATGAACATATCTGCGATATTTAATGCTCTGCTTGTATCTATTCTGGCAGCAGTGCTGTGGAAGCATGTCAAGTTATGGGAACAATTCTCTGTTATTGAGGAGGAGCTGGACCTCACTCGTCAGTCGCAAGAACTGTCACAGGTGCGCATTGACTATCAAGCTGCTTTATATGCACTTGTGGAAGATGGTACTAAAATGGTTTGCACTGGCAGGATGCATACAGATCGTGTGTGTCGCTTCGAGTCACTTTGTTACTCTACTGAAGCTGAAGAGTTTGTCTTCTTTCATAGCAACTCCTCAATCATGCTCCCAAACCTGGGTTCTAGGCGCTTCCAACCTGCTCTTCTAGACTTATCTTCAGTAGATGACCACAATACACAATATTTCAACTTTGTAGAGCTTCCAGCTGCTGCACTGAAATTTATGCCCAAGCCTGTTTTTGTGCCAGATGTTGCACTCATAATGAATAGGTTTAATCCAGACAACCTAATGCATGTGTTTCATGATGACCTTCTACCCATATTCTACACCATGCAGCAGTTCCCAGACTTAGACCTGGATTCTCGTCTCTTCTTTATGGAAGGCTGGGGTGAAGGTTCTCATTTTGACTTGTACAAGTTTATGAGTAATAAGCAGCCACTCATGAGAGATCAGTTAAAAACTCTGGGTAGACTTCTCTGCTTCACCAAGTCGTATGTTGGACTAACAAAAATCACAACATGGTATCAGTATGGCTTTGTCCAACCACAGGGTCCAAAGGCAAATATTTTGGTTTCCGGGAACGAAATAAGACACTTTTCCAAATTCATATTGGGAAAGCTAAACATTAGTTCTGATCAAAGTACCACAGAGGATTACATAGTGCTATTCAGTCGAACAATCAACCGACTTATTGTAAATGAGGCTGAATTACTCCTGGCTCTTGCCCAAGAATTTCAAATGAAAACAATCACAGTCTCTCTAGAAGATCACTCTTTTGCAGATATTGTGCGTTTGATCAGCAATGCATCCATGCTTGTCAGTATGCATGGAGCACAGTTAGTTATGTCTCTTTTTCTTCCAAAGGGTGCAGTTGTGGTAGAGCTTTTTCCTTATGCCATAAATCCAGATC harbors:
- the POMGNT2 gene encoding protein O-linked-mannose beta-1,4-N-acetylglucosaminyltransferase 2, encoding MNISAIFNALLVSILAAVLWKHVKLWEQFSVIEEELDLTRQSQELSQVRIDYQAALYALVEDGTKMVCTGRMHTDRVCRFESLCYSTEAEEFVFFHSNSSIMLPNLGSRRFQPALLDLSSVDDHNTQYFNFVELPAAALKFMPKPVFVPDVALIMNRFNPDNLMHVFHDDLLPIFYTMQQFPDLDLDSRLFFMEGWGEGSHFDLYKFMSNKQPLMRDQLKTLGRLLCFTKSYVGLTKITTWYQYGFVQPQGPKANILVSGNEIRHFSKFILGKLNISSDQSTTEDYIVLFSRTINRLIVNEAELLLALAQEFQMKTITVSLEDHSFADIVRLISNASMLVSMHGAQLVMSLFLPKGAVVVELFPYAINPDHYTPYKTLANLPGMELQYVAWQNMEEVNTIAYPERPWEQGGIVHLDAVEQERIMKSKEVPRHLCCRNPDWLFRVYQDTRVDVSSLIQVIRSVVKTKPGSRKQKWANGLYPGKVRESRCQASVPGASVTKLSVSWQIPWNLKYLKVRDVKYEVWIQEQGENTYMPYILSYQNHTFSENIKPSTTYLVWIRCIFNKTLLGPFAEVLVCKT